caactaaacagggAATACCAAGCCCNNNNNNNNNNNNNNNNNNNNNNNNNNNNNNNNNNNNNNNNNNNNNNNNNNNNNNNNNNNNNNNNNNNNNNNNNNNNNNNNNNNNNNNNNNNNNNNNNNNNNNNNNNNNNNNNNNNNNNNNNNNNNNNNNNNNNNNNNNNNNNNNNNNNNNNNNNNNNNNNNNNNNNNNNNNNNNNNTGTCCAACCCAAGCTGATGAAAAGAATGAGNNNNNNNNNNNNNNNNNNNNNNNNNNNNNNNNNNNNNNNNNNNNNNNNNNNNNNNNNNNNNNNNNNNNNNNNNNNNNNNNNNNNNNNNNNNNNNNNNNNNNNNNNNNNNNNNNNNNNNNNNNNNNNNNNNNNNNNNNNNNNNNNNNNNNNNNNNNNNNNNNNNNNNNNNNNNNNNNNNNctgaatgaaaatgaataatgaagtaaaaaataGCATTATGATCTTATTATTGTTGCAACAACTTCACTGAGATCACCAAGTTTTCAGTACATATTCAATACTCAGTACTGGATATGTCAGTATAACATGTTATTTGGAATCTCATAAAACTCTGCATGCATGTTTTGTCATGAAAACAAGTGTGCCCAGTTGTAGAATTGCATGACTTGGGTAGACAaagttattatctataatatctatgagATTTCTCAAAatcttgtgcatatatatacagctcTGGcaactctatttctctttcttgtagTATGTGGCCTTGCAGTCATTACACTGTATAAATCCTGTCATAAAAACTGGGAGCTCATAACCCTTTGATAACACAAGCTTAATCTCGTACCCTGTTTGATTACTTTAGCAATATAAAGTACAAATGTTCCTTTTGATTGCTTTCCTCCTTGCCAACACTTTATTAAGACAGTAAAACAGGTAACTGCTCTTTTACATAAAGGTACCTATTCATATTAGTTATAAATTAGTTATGTATTTCTGACACAGTTAATCAACTGTCTACATCAACACTAATGTCTGTATggtctgttttcctctcttttgcaCTCCCAAGACTGCTTATTTGTAATTCATGTTTAACATCATTCATTCATACAAGaacaatggaaaggaaaaaaaaagacaaaatctgTTTATGAAAGGTTATGTTTCACACAATCAAATAccttaacatttttatttcaaaataataatgtacatggatatattcatatacagattCATACATATTTGTtagtaacaaatattataaaatttgaaacATCATCTTTAAATACCACAATCACTTGTACAAATACAAAATTGCCAATGTAAatgcataatattattaatatcaaattaaaCTTCTTTTGCAAATTTAACATAAAgtttctcaaaaaacaaaaacaaaatggaaaaacctGTTCGACAATATTCCAAATCTGATTCTGATGTTCCTTACTTCATAATCTTTTCAAACTATCTATTCTGCCCCTAATTTATCCTaaactttccctctcccacccttatTCCCATTATCTATTCACCTATCCCTATTAACCATACTGTTTTCCGATCACAGTGGTGTCTCTGGTCTCAATGTATCTCAGCTGTTTCTTACTCATCTTCTTCAGCTTTCGAGCATCTTTGATCTGCAACACAAAGTGGGAAAAAGATGTAGATTGGTTATGAAAGCATGTTGCATTGACTATTTatgaacgggagagggagagagaataccCTTCCATTtattacatttacaaaatatatgttcTTGTCTTCAGAGAAAATGGAANNNNNNNNNNNNNNNNNNNNNNNNNNNNNNNNNNNNNNNNNNNNNNNNNNNNNNNNNNNNNNNNNNNNNNNNNNNNNNNNNNNNNNNNNNNNNNNNNNNNNNNNNNNNNNNNNNNNNNNNNNNNNNNNNNNNNNNNNNNNNNNNNNNNNNNNNNNNNNNNNNNNNNNNNNNNNNNNNNNNNNNNNNNNNNNNNNNNNNNNNNNNNNNNNNNNNNNNNNNNNNNNNNNNNNNNNNNNNNNNNNNNNNNNNNNNNNNNNNNNNNNNNNNNNNNNNNNNNNNNNNNNNNNNNtaaggatgaggaggagaacaacaaggagaaggatgaggattcTTTTCACCTtcaaggaagatgaaaagaatgaggatgaggaggggtggggagaagaataagaatttaGAAATAGgccaaaaatattgataaacaaagaacaacaataaacaaagaaaaacgaccTACTCACCACTTGTACAACTTCCGCCTTCTTGGCATTCTCCTCACGGCGGATCTTATTAAGCTTCTGCCGTTTCTTAaggtcctccttcttcctctgcttctcctcaTCGATGGCTGTCTTGATCGCTGAGAACTTCCTGCCTCTCACGCTTTAGCAGCATTTTCTTGGCCCAACTTGACGTGTGCGACTTGGATTTCTTCATGGTTGTGCGGAAACTGTGGGTTAAAAGGCTAGGTGTCAGCCAATATTGAGGTTGTGTATAGAAGTAATGATGCAATTACTTGTGATGGGACTAGGTATGGGGACTGCAGCTGTGGTAGTGGTNNNNNNNNNNNNNNNNNNNNNNNNNNNNNNNNNNNNNNNNNNNNNNNNNNNNNNNNNNNNNNNNNNNNNNNNNNNNAAATACcgggaataataaaagaaagtcaATACTCATAGCTGTAAACATActcaaaaatatggaaaaaaggagggagatacagagaggagaggacagaagtGGCACCTGNNNNNNNNNNNNNNNNNNNNNNNNNNNNNNNNNNNNNNNNNNNNNNNNNNNNNNNNNNNNNNNGGGGAGGAATGAGAGGCAGGCACACACCAACTTTTTCTCTCTAAAGTATAAACATCTGTTCCAGCATACCTTGCAAATTGCAACTTTTCTTCagctgttatcatatttattaatccATTTCAAGCATATCACAATGCAACCATTCAGCCTCAATATACAACCAGAAGGAATATACCATGTTAAGCAAGTTTATGATAAAGGACATCATGAAGATATTTGTGCTATCTTATTCTCAGGTCCATAGGGATGAGCACTTACTGACTGTTGTAATGGGCATATTTGAAGCACTTCTTACAATACACCTATTCTTTAGGTGTATTTTGCATCCTAACACTTTGAAATAGCTCATTAAGTATAATAAAAGCTGAAAAAAGTGCAAATGATTATAGTATATCTGGAGAATATGACTGCTTCGGTTATTACAGTGGTCATGAAAATTCATTTACAACAAAATATTCATTAAGGTCTCATTTTGTAGAGAATTTCTGTCAGACAATTTAGCATGCTTAAAAATTATTAGCTCACAAAAGTTCAAAATCAAGTTTTAGTAGCACNNNNNNNNNNNNNNNNNNNNNNNNNNNNNNNNNNNNNNNNNNNNNNNNTAAATCACTaccatttcttttcctccttccaaaTACGTCCAGACACAGGTACTCCTTTAGGAATGCTCTGGATGGCTTCCTTTTTCAGCtcctcttctgtttttatttttaaattctttttcttcttattctttactttctttgAAATGTTGTTATtcgtctcttgtttttctttgttgtcttGTGGTTTTGATTCTTGAATATCcgtatcatttttgttttcctttccttcatctgttgcattttcctttttctcttccacagCTGATGGAatgctttcttcctctttcttatctgcTATATTCTTATCAACTTCCTGCTCAGCTGGCGATTCCTGTGTTATTTTGGGTGATGTAATGGCTTCTTTCTCTACAGGAGTATTTATTTTCTGCTTCACTGGTGTTTTCTGTTTCAGTTTAGGggatttttccatttctttcttattaGCAGATTCTATTTTCTCATTCtctggggttttctttttaattttatcatctgCCTTCTGAAGAGCTGGTGAACTTCCTTCTTTTACATCAACagcattttcttttagttttgctGGTGTCTTCTGCTTTGGTGACTTTTCAGTTAATTTCTTATCCGAGTCTAATTTTTGTTTAATGGGTGTTTTCTCTTCtaattctaaatttttttcactttctactTGTTCAGAATTTAATGTCTGCTTTACTGGTGTTTCCTCGCTGCCTTTAGGTGTCGGTTTGTCTGGCTCATCATCAGGCTCCAAGTCAATCACTAATTTCAAGTCCTTGTCGTTGTCTTCTGAAATTTCTTCTTGTGGTTTGTCATCTTTGCCGTCTCCCTCCAGTCCAACGacatctatttcttcatcactctcttccttcttcttcttattgtctTTGCTTGGAGTTCTCCCTTTCGACTGtgcttcctgctcttcctcctcttcctcatcttccctgATGACCTCCAAACCCTCCAATTTCTCAGCCACATCATGTGTTTGTTCCTCAACTTCTGCAATGATCTCCAGAGCCTCAGATGCTTTCAACTCCTTCTCAGCCTCAGCCTTAGATAGAGACCTTCTCCTTTTGGGCACGAGTGGCAGTTCCTGTAGTTCCTCAGCTGGCTCTCCTTCTGAGACACCGCTGTTCCTTCTTGACCGTCTGGTGGGTGTCTGCGCAGCCGGTAAATCAAGAGAATCACAACCCGACAGTCTGCGTGATCGTCTGGTTGGAGTCACAATCCCAGAAACGTCCTCAGGCTCAGCACCAGACAACCTGCGTGAACGTTTTGTTGGTGTCTGGACAATAGGGGTATCTGCAGAGTCCGCACCAGACAATCTTCGTGACCGTCTTGTTGGCGTGTCAACTGCTGGGACATCTTTGCAGTCTGCACCCGACAACCTCCTCGACCGTCTGTTTGGGGTCAACACCGTCGGGGTGTCTTGCCTCTCTGAGCCCCCCAAGGACTGTCTCTTCAACTTACTGGCTGGGACTTGCAGTTCCTGACCCGAACTGTCCGAACTCGAGAGTCTCCTGGACCTCCTCGTCGGCGTCAGAGACCCCGAAGGCTCCAGGTCCGTCTGTCTCGTGAGAGCGAGTTTCCGCAGGGAAACCCCAGAACTGGCACTCTTTGCTTCCTCTTTATCCTCGCCTTCGCCTCTCGTTTTCTTCCCTGGCGTTACCTCTGGCCCACTCCCAGCGTCTGCCCCCCTTTTCCTCGTCGCCGGCATTTTGGTTACACTATTTTACGGTTTTCCTCCCTGACTAAATGGCAGTCCACCCACCCGTCTCCCACGTGCGAGCCCGACCCGTTGTTTACGCCGCTGCATCCGGGTTGCGCAGAGGAGGACCCAGATGTtcagaaatatagaaatacattCCATGAATAATCAAAATTAAGCACAATcaaaaaatctatcattattataacttttataataatttatatataactaatttacAGATATGAggcataattttataaaatacgtaACTTGTTTTTAAGAAGGAAATACAGGTCAAAAACAAAATTcgctaaatatctattataagatACGTAGCTAATGTAATACGAGTAAAGCAAAATTAAGActttgaaaacaaaagaaaaatatgcagCTGTTAATTATCNNNNNNNNNNNNNNNNNNNNNNNNNNNNNNNNNNNNNNNNNNNNNNNNNNNNNNNNNNNNNNNNNNNNNNNNNNNNNNNNNNNNNNNNNNNNNNNNNNNNNNNNNNNNNNNNNNNNNNNNNNNNNNNNNNNNNNNNNNNNNNNNNNNNNNNNNNNNNNNNNNNNNNNNNNNNNNNNNNNNNNNNNNNNNNNNNNNNNNNNNNNNNNNNNNNNNNNNNNNNNNNNNNNNNNNNNNNNNNNNNNNNNNNNNNNNNNNNNNNNNNNNNNNNNNNNNNNNNNNNNNNNNNNNNNNNNNNNNNNNNNNNNNNNNNNNNNNNNNNNNNNNNNNNNNNNNNNNNNNNNNNNNNNNNNNNNNNNNNNNNNNNNNNNNNNNNNNNNNNNNNNNNNNNNNNNNNNNNNNNNNNNNNNNNNNNNNNNNNNNNNNNNNNNNNNNNNNNNNNNNNNNNNNNNNNNNNNNNNNNNNNNNNNNNNNNNNNNNNNNNNNNNNNNNNNNNNNNNNNNNNNNNNNNNNNNNNNNNNNNNNNNNNNNNNNNNNNNNNNNNNNNNNNNNNNNNNNNNNNNNNNNNNNNNNNNNNNNNNNNNNNNNNNNNNNNNNNNNNNNNNNNNNNNNNNNNNNNNNNNNNNNNNNNNNNNNNNNNNNNNNNNNNNNNNNNNNNNNNNNNNNNNNNNNNNNNNNNNNNNNNNNNNNNNNNNNNNNNNNNNNNNNNNNNNNNNNNNNNNNNNNNNNNNNNNNNNNNNNNNNNNNNNNNNNNNNNNNNNNNNNNNNNNNNNNNNNNNNNNNNNNNNNNNNNNNNNNNNNNNNNNNNNNNNNNNNNNNNNNNNNNNNNNNNNNNNNNNNNNNNNNNNNNNNNNNNNNNNNNNNNNNNNNNNNNNNNNNNNNNNNNNNNNNNNNNNNNNNNNNNNNNNNNNNNNNNNNNNNNNNNNNNNNNNNNNNNNNNNNNNNNNNNNNNNNNNNNNNNNNNNNNNNNNNNNNNNNNNNNNNNNNNNNNNNNNNNNNNNNNNNNNNNNNNNNNNNNNNNNNNNNNNNNNNNNNNNNNNNNNNNNNNNNNNNNNNNNNNNNNNNNNNNNNNNNNNNNNNNNNNNNNNNNNNNNNNNNNNNNNNNNNNNNNNNNNNNNNNNNNNNNNNNNNNNNNNNNNNNNNNNNNNNNNNNNNNNNNNNNNNNNNNNNNNNNNNNNNNNNNNNNNNNNNNNNNNNNNNNNNNNNNNNNNNNNNNNNNNNNNNNNNNNNNNNNNNNNNNNNNNNNNNNNNNNNNNNNNNNNNNNNNNNNNNNNNNNNNNNNNNNNNNNNNNNNNNNNNNNNNNNNNNNNNNNNNNNNNNNNNNNNNNNNNNNNNNNNNNNNNNNNNNNNNNNNNNNNNNNNNNNNNNNNNNNNNNNNNNNNNNNNNNNNNNNNNNNNNNNNNNNNNNNNNNNNNNNNNNNNNNNNNNNNNNNNNNNNNNNNNNNNNNNNNNNNNNNNNNNNNNNNNNNNNNNNNNNNNNNTNNNNNNNNNNNNNNNNNNNNNNNNNNNNNNNNNNNNNNNNNNNNNNNNNNNNNNNNNNNNNNNNNNNNNNTNNNNNNNNNNNNNNNNNNNNNNNNNNNNNNNNNNNNNNNNNNNNNNNNNNNNNNNNNNNNNNNNNNNNNNNNNNNNNNNNNNNNNNNNNNNNNNNNNNNNNNNNNNNNNNNNNNNNNNNNNNNNNNNNNNNNNNNNNNNNNNNNNNNNNNNNNNNNNNNNNNNNNNNNNNNNNNNNNNNNNNNNNNNNNNNNNNNNNNNNNNNNNNNNNNNNNNNNNNNNNNNNNNNNNNNNNNNNNNNNNNNNNNNNNNNNNNNNNNNNNNNNNNNNNNNNNNNNNNNNNNNNNNNNNNNNNNNNNNNNNNNNNNNNNNNNNNNNNNNNNNNNNNNNNNNNNNNNNNNNNNNNNNNNNNNNNNNNNNNNNNNNNNNNNNNNNNNNNNNNNNNNNNNNNNNNNNNNNNNNNNNNNNNNNNNNNNNNNNNNNNNNNNNNNNNNNNNNNNNNNNNNNNNNNNNNNNNNNNNNNNNNNNNNNNNNNNNNNNNNNNNNNNNNNNNNNNNNNNNNNNNNNNNNNNNNNNNNNNNNNNNNNNNNNNNNNNNNNNNNNNNNNNNNNNNNNNNNNNNNNNNNNNNNNNNNNNNNNNNNNNNNNNNNNNNNNNNNNNNNNNNNNNNNNNNNNNNNNNNNNNNNNNNNNNNNNNNNNNNNNNNNNNNNNNNNNNNNNNNNNNNNNNNNNNNNNNNNNNNNNNNNNNNNNNNNNNNNNNNNNNNNNNNNNNNNNNNNNNNNNNNNNNNNNNNNNNNNNNNNNNNNNNNNNNNNNNNNNNNNNNNNNNNNNNNNNNNNNNNNNNNNNNNNNNNNNNNNNNNNNNNNNNNNNNNNNNNNNNNNNNNNNNNNNNNNNNNNNNNNNNNNNNNNNNNNNNNNNNNNNNNNNNNNNNNNNNNNNNNNNNNNNNNNNNNNNNNNNNNNNNNNNNNNNNNNNNNNNNNNNNNNNNNNNNNNNNNNNNNNNNNNNNNNNNNNNNNNNNNNNNNNNNNNNNNNNNNNNNNNNNNNNNNNNNNNNNNNNNNNNNNNNNNNNNNNNNNNNNNNNNNNNNNNNNNNNNNNNNNNNNNNNNNNNNNNNNNNNNNNNNNNNNNNNNNNNNNNNNNNNNNNNNNNNNNNNNNNNNNNNNNNNNNNNNNNNNNNNNNNNNNNNNNNNNNNNNNNNNNNNNNNNNNNNNNNNNNNNNNNNNNNNNNNNNNNNNNNNNNNNNNNNNNNNNNNNNNNNNNNNNNNNNNNNNNNNNNNNNNNNNNNNNNNNNNNNNNNNNNNNNNNNNNNNNNNNNNNNNNNNNNNNNNNNNNNNNNNNNNNNNNNNNNNNNNNNNNNNNNNNNNNNNNNNNNNNNNNNNNNNNNNNNNNNNNNNNNNNNNNNNNNNNNNNNNNNNNNNNNNNNNNNNNNNNNNNNNNNNNNNNNNNNNNNNNNNNNNNNNNNNNNNNNNNNNNNNNNNNNNNNNNNNNNNNNNNNNNNNNNNNNNNNNNNNNNNNNNNNNNNNNNNNNNNNNNNNNNNNNNNNNNNNNNNNNNNNNNNNNNNNNNNNNNNNNNNNNNNNNNNNNNNNNNNNNNNNNNNNNNNNNNNNNNNNNNNNNNNNNNNNNNNNNNNNNNNNNNNNNNNNNNNNNNNNNNNNNNNNNNNNNNNNNNNNNNNNNNNNNNNNNNNNNNNNNNNNNNNNNNNNNNNNNNNNNNNNNNNNNNNNNNNNNNNNNNNNNNNNNNNNNNNNNNNNNNNNNNNNNNNNNTANNNNNNNNNNNNNNNNNNNNNNNNNNNNNNNNNNNNNNNNNNNNNNNNNNNNNNNNNNNNNNNNNNNNNNNNNNNNNNNNNNNNNNNNNNNNNNNNNNNNNNNNNNNNNNNNNNNNNNNNNNNNNNNNNNNNNNNNNNNNNNNNNNNNNNNNNNNNNNNNNNNNNNNNNNNNNNNNNNNNNNNNNNNNNNNNNNNNNNNNNNNNNNGTTAAAAAAAAACNNNNNNNNNNNNNNNNNNNNNNNNNNNNNNNNNNNNNNNNNNNNNNNNNNNNNNNNNNNNNNNNNNNNNNNNNNNNNNNNNCAGACACACAAATATATGNNNNNNNNNNNNNNNNNNNNNNNNNNNNNNNNNNNNNNNNNNNNNNNNNNNNNNNNNNNNNNNNNNNCAACACNNNNNNNNNNNNNNNNNNNNNNNNNNNNNNNNgagatagatagataaaatagggNNNNNNNNNNNNNNNNNNNNNNNNNNNNNNNNCATATGAAAGNNNNNNNNNNNNNNNNNNNNNNNNNNNNNNNNNNNNNNNNNNNNNNNNNNNNNNNNNNNNNNNNNNNNNNNNNNNNNNNNNNNNNNNNNNNNNNNNNNNNNNNNNNNNNNNNNNNNNNNNNNNNNNNNNNNNNNNNNNNNNNNNNNNNNNNNNNNNNNNNNNNNNNNNNNNNNNNNNNNNNNNNNNNNNNNNNNNNNNNNNNNNNNNNNNNNNNNNNNNNNNNNNNNNNNNNNNNNNNNNNNNNNNNNNNNNNNNNNNNNNNNNNNNNNNNNNNNNNNNNNNNNNNNNNNNNNNNNNNNNNNNNNNNNNNNNNNNNNNNNNNNNNNNNNNNNNNNNNNNNNNNNNNNNNNNNNNNNNNNNNNNNNNNNNNNNNNNNNNNNNNNNNNNNNNNNNNNNNNNNNNNNNNNNNNNNNNNNNNNNNNNNNNNNNNNNNNNNNNNNNNNNNNNNNNNNNNNNNNNNNNNNNNNNNNNNNNNNNNNNNNNNNNNNNNNNNNNNNNNNNNNNNNNNNNNNNNNNNNNNNNNNNNNNNNNNNNNNNNNNNNNNNNNNNNNNNNNNNNNNNNNNNNNNNNNNNNNNNNNNNNNNNNNNNNNNNNNNNNNNNNNNNNNNNNNNNNNNNNNNNNNNNNNNNNNNNNNNNNNNNNNNNNNNNNNNNNNNNNNNNNNNNNNNNNNNNNNNNNNNNNNNNNNNNNNNNNNNNNNNNNNNNNNNNNNNNNNNNNNNNNNNNNNNNNNNNNNNNNNNNNNNNNNNNNNNNNNNNNNNNNNNNNNNNNNNNNNNNNNNNNNNNNNNNNNNNNNNNNNNNNNNNNNNNNNNNNNNNNNNNNNNNNNNNNNNNNNNNNNNNNNNNNNNNNNNNNNNNNNNNNNNNNNNNNNNNNNNNNNNNNNNNNNNNNNNNNNNNNNNNNNNNNNNNNNNNNNNNNNNNNNNNNNNNNNNNNNNNNNNNNNNNNNNNNNNNNNNNNNNNNNNNNNNNNNNNNNNNNNNNNNNNNNNNNNNNNNNNNNNNNNNNNNNNNNNNNNNNNNNNNNNNNNNNNNNNNNNNNNNNNNNNNNNNNNNNNNNNNNNNNNNNNNNNNNNNNNNNNNNNNNNNNNNNNNNNNNNNNNNNNNNNNNNNNNNNNNNNNNNNNNNNNNNNNNNNNNNNNNNNNNNNNNNNNNNNNNNNNNNNNNNNNNNNNNNNNNNNNNNNNNNNNNNNNNNNNNNNNNNNNNNNNNNNNNNNNNNNNNNNNNNNNNNNNNNNNNNNNNNNNNNNNNNNNNNNNNNNNNNNNNNNNNNNNNNNNNNNNNNNNNNNNNNNNNNNNNNNNNNNNNNNNNNNNNNNNNNNNNNNNNNNNNNNNNNNNNNNNNNNNNNNNNNNNNNNNNNNNNNNNNNNNNNNNNNNNNNNNNNNNNNNNNNNNNNNNNNNNNNNNNNNNNNNNNNNNNNNNNNNNNNNNNNNNNNNNNNNNNNNNNNNNNNNNNNNNNNNNNNNNNNNNNNNNNNNNNNNNNNNNNNNNNNNNNNNNNNNNNNNNNNNNNNNNNNNNNNNNNNNNNNNNNNNNNNNNNNNNNNNNNNNNNNNNNNNNNNNNNNNNNNNNNNNNNNNNNNNNNNNNNNNNNNNNNNNNNNNNNNNNNNNNNNNNNNNNNNNNNNNNNNNNNNNNNNNNNNNNNNNNNNNNNNNNNNNNNNNNNNNNNNNNNNNNNNNNNNNNNNNNNNNNNNNNNNNNNNNNNNNNNNNNNNNNNNNNNNNNNNNNNNNNNNNNNNNNNNNNNNNNNNNNNNNNNNNNNNNNNNNNNNNNNNNNNNNNNNNNNNNNNNNNNNNNNNNNNNNNNNNNNNNNNNNNNNNNNNNNNNNNNNNNNNNNNNNNNNNNNNNNNNNNNNNNNNNNNNNNNNNNNNNNNNNNNNNNNNNNNNNNNNNNNNNNNNNNNNNNNNNNNNNNNNNNNNNNNNNNNNNNNNNNNNNNNNNNNNNNNNNNNNNNNNNNNNNNNNNNNNNNNNNNNNNNNNNNNNNNNNNNNNNNNNNNNNNNNNNNNNNNNNNNNNNNNNNNNNNNNNNNNNNNNNNNNNNNNNNNNNNNNNNNNNNNNNNNNNNNNNNNNNNNNNNNNNNNNNNNNNNNNNNNNNNNNNNNNNNNNNNNNNNNNNNNNNNNNNNNNNNNNNNNNNNNNNNNNNNNNNNNNNNNNNNNNNNNNNNNNNNNNNNNNNNNNNNNNNNNNNNNNNNNNNNNNNNNNNNNNNNNNNNNNNNNNNNNNNNNNNNNNNNNNNNNNNNNNNNNNNNNNNNNNNNNNNNNNNNNNNNNNNNNNNNNNNNNNNNNNNNNNNNNNNNNNNNNNNNNNNNNNNNNNNNNNNNNNNNNNNNNNNNNNNNNNNNNNNNNNNNNNNNNNNNNNNNNNNNNNNNNNNNNNNNNNNNNNNNNNNNNNNNNNNNNNNNNNNNNNNNNNNNNNNNNNNNNNNNNNNNNNNNNNNNNNNNNNNNNNNNNNNNNNNNNNNNNNNNNNNNNNNNNNNNNNNNNNNNNNNNNNNNNNNNNNNNNNNNNNNNNNNNNNNNNNNNNNNNNNNNNNNNNNNNNNNNNNNNNNNNNNNNNNNNNNNNNNNNNNNNNNNNNNNNNNNNNNNNNNNNNNNNNNNNNNNNNNNNNNNNNNNNNNNNNNNNNNNNNNNNNNNNNNNNNNNNNNNNNNNNNNNNNNNNNNNNNNNNNNNNNNNNNNNNNNNNNNNNNNNNNNNNNNNNNNNNNNNNNNNNNNNNNNNNNNNNNNNNNNNNNNNNNNNNNNNNNNNNNNNNNNNNNNNNNNNNNNNNNNNNNNNNNNNNNNNNNNNNNNNNNNNNNNNNNNNNNNNNNNNNNNNNNNNNNNNNNNNNNNNNNNNNNNNNNNNNNNNNNNNNNNNNNNNNNNNNNNNNNNNNNNNNNNNNNNNNNNNNNNNNNNNNNNNNNNNNNNNNNNNNNNNNNNNNNNNNNNNNNNNNNNNNNNNNNNNNNNNNNNNNNNNNNNNNNNNNNNNNNNNNNNNNNNNNNNNNNNNNNNNNNNNNNNNNNNNNNNNNNNNNNNNNNNNNNNNNNNNNNNNNNNNNNNNNNNNNNNNNNNNNNNNNNNNNNNNNNNNNNNNNNNNNNNNNNNNNNNNNNNNNNNNNNNNNNNNNNNNNNNNNNNNNNNNNNNNNNNNNNNNNNNNNNNNNNNNNNNNNNNNNNNNNNNNNNNNNNNNNNNNNNNNNNNNNNNNNNNNNNNNNNNNNNNNNNNNNNNNNNNNNNNNNNNNNNNNNNNNNNNNNNNNNNNNNNNNNNNNNNNNNNNNNNNNNNNNNNNNNNNNN
Above is a window of Penaeus monodon isolate SGIC_2016 chromosome 34, NSTDA_Pmon_1, whole genome shotgun sequence DNA encoding:
- the LOC119594601 gene encoding claspin-like; the protein is MPATRKRGADAGSGPEVTPGKKTRGEGEDKEEAKSASSGVSLRKLALTRQTDLEPSGSLTPTRRSRRLSSSDSSGQELQVPASKLKRQSLGGSERQDTPTVLTPNRRSRRLSGADCKDVPAVDTPTRRSRRLSGADSADTPIVQTPTKRSRRLSGAEPEDVSGIVTPTRRSRRLSGCDSLDLPAAQTPTRRSRRNSGVSEGEPAEELQELPLVPKRRRSLSKAEAEKELKASEALEIIAEVEEQTHDVAEKLEGLEVIREDEEEEEEQEAQSKGRTPSKDNKKKKEESDEEIDVVGLEGDGKDDKPQEEISEDNDKDLKLVIDLEPDDEPDKPTPKGSEETPVKQTLNSEQVESEKNLELEEKTPIKQKLDSDKKLTEKSPKQKTPAKLKENAVDVKEGSSPALQKADDKIKKKTPENEKIESANKKEMEKSPKLKQKTPVKQKINTPVEKEAITSPKITQESPAEQEVDKNIADKKEEESIPSAVEEKKENATDEGKENKNDTDIQESKPQDNKEKQETNNNISKKVKNKKKKNLKIKTEEELKKEAIQSIPKGVPVSGRIWKEEKKCFRTTMKKSKSHTSSWAKKMLLKRERQEVLSDQDSHR